Below is a genomic region from Helianthus annuus cultivar XRQ/B chromosome 2, HanXRQr2.0-SUNRISE, whole genome shotgun sequence.
aagtatataacaccattcagcattcagcaagtatataacaccattcaataagtatataaaccattcagcaagctagtatataacatcattcagcaagtatataacactattcattgactaaacatctgatcgaaacatatttttttctctatataagtatagcaatatggtactcatattaaagataaataaacgctcgttattatggtgtaattttttttaaaaaaaaagttacgtataaaaagttattgacgcttaaaaaagacgggggaagttacatgtacattacctaatttctagtgggtttaaaagactatattgttcctagatatttcaaatcagtccaaattaataaaaatatttaacaatttagtctctattgatctcaaccattagatcaaaagatctcaTGACTGAGATTCTTTCCTACCCTTTTCATACTTTAGGCCTTTTTTATAACGTTAAAAATTACATGTTGAGATATCCATTACTCAAAAGCCAATCTTAAACTCACTTGAAAATAAACTGAAATATCAAGTACTCAACTGCTTATGTACTTTTAATAATTCAACTTTCTAACAACTTTAACATGCTATTTGTTATACTttaaattatataatatattaatatttcgGTTATGATTTTTGATACGGGTAAACGGGTCCGGATAATAAAGCGGGTAACACATAATACCATACACATCCCAAACCCTAAACTTTGTTAAAACTAATCGCATATCTGGTTCCATGTTTGAATACCCGTCCAACATGTCTTCAATTTCGAGTTTTCTGATGGTTAGTTATGGAGGAGATGGTTAGACCTGACCAACCCAGGGCAGGATCCGATTCACCAAGCCCTCCAGGAGTCCAGGTCAGGCCCATCAGAATAACTAACATCTTATTTTCTTTTGGTTCAAATGAATATGATATGTGATTCTGTGGAGCAAACacttaggtagcgttcgtttcatggaatggaatggaatggaattaggaagtttttctttgtaaaattgatcttggttgggggagggaggaatttgaaatcccatgaatttctttaatcaatgaaatttgtgactatttcaacattccttagaaatccttcactctaatgaaggaatggaatggaatgttgaaatagtcacaaatttcattgattaaagaaattcatgggatttcaaattcctccctcccccaaccaagatcaattttacaaagaaaaacttcctaattccattccattccattccatgaaacgaacgctaccttaaaGCCCAAAAAGGGTCAAACTCTTAATCCAAATGGCCTACTTTTAAAAGTCCAAACAAATTAAACTATAGCTATTATGTCTTACAATTAAAATCGTAACCTTTTTTTTTACAGACCAATTCGTCTATTCAGATAACCCATGACCTTCCAATGTAGAGGTCATAGATTGGAATCCCACTTAATGAATCTGCTTACAATTTTGTTTCGGGTGGGCCAAAGTTTTATCAAAATGGGTCTTTAGGTGGTGGGTTTCTCTGAAATGCTAGGCGCGCCTGGTCACCAGCGATTTCTAAGTACGTACGTATGGTGTGAGTGGTCTTTCGTCAATGAGTTTGCCCAGGTGATCAAAATTGTATAGTATTCGTTGAGcattaaagaaaaaaattaagGTCGCCAGTAGTTACTTCATCTAAACACAACTAATGAATCGTCATTCATGGGTTTAAGAAGAAAAACTTGTTTATAAAAAGAATATACTTGCGTACAGGAACATGAATATAAAACTAGCTTTAACAAGAGCGCTTTAAAAATTGCTTAATATACTTATACATTGTGTTTTGAGTGTGATAAATAGCCCATTTTATAATCTCTTACGCCACATTCTTTTTAACTCTTATTGATATCTATTAAGTATTATGGATGAATATATCATACGTCTGTCATAGTTCTCTACATAAAACTGGTCATGCACTCTTATATACAAATGTTATCTCTTAAGCAACTTATTAATCATTTATCAGGGCCGGACCTAGAGTATATGTAACTCAGGCTTGGGTCAAGGGCCTCcaaataaaagaaaatttataTGCTAACTATTAATATTAGTGTAAATTCATTGTTTTAGATTTGTTTGATTTCTTATACAAGCAAACCACTATGTATTATAGTTGTGTTAGATTTTTGCTAGGTTACAAACACGGATATAGAAGTACCGTTTATAATAATCAAAAATGGAAAAAGGGCCCCAAAATTTCATTTCGTTTTAGGCCTTCAAAAAGGTTGGAACGACTTTGTTATTTATGCTTACTGTTTATTCCAAggttattatattatttttaggccTTTGGTATATTGTCGTGTTAAAATAAGTATAAAATATAGTAGTGACAAATGATCTAGTTTTTAAACTAGATTTCGTACATTTTAATAcaatttttgacatgtttaacctGTTTAGTTTACATGTCTTTTAGTTCGACTCTTTAGGCATACATAATTGCAACGGAAGTCGGCCCGCTTATACGACACACTTATTATTTGTTaatagttttttttataataatgtTGTTGAGTTTGTTTGAAGTGCATGAACAACTAGCATTTATACATATCGACTTGATTCCATGGTCAACATGTACAACTCTAGACTTTCTTTTCTTATCGCAAACAATATAAGCAAGTATAATGTGTCTACGTTGACATTGACCAATTTGAGATATACATAGTATGATGCAATTTTATGGACTTTGTTGTACAATTTTATTTTCTGGGTCCGGGCCtactttaaataaaaaaatacgaCCTTTCAAACATGATAGTTGAGTTATTTGAAAAAAGTGTTCATGTGACGGAGTTATGATGGTGGCGGGCTTAAGGCTAAGTGAGAGGAAAAacaaaccctaaaccctaaagtcTAAGAATGAAATATTGTTATCTTTTCTTGAttgttttatggttttttttatcataaaaagatatataaataaagtccagaaaacttgttaagttacatcaaaacagaaggtagacgggcaacaagctgcgccgccaatcctttctgaattgcaaaccccaacctcccgaacacaaacccctgcccccCTGGGGTCGCACAATTGCTGTGGATAACCCGTTGAACCCTAGTCAAGAAGTTTTATGGTTTCTTATAATTTTATTAGTATGTTTTAAAAATTCAGTTTAAATATGAAGTGCTTCAaatgttttgatttttttatgcAATTTAATTGAGTTTGTTGAATATGATGGAATCCCTCCTTGAGGGTAAAACTTTAGTATACGATTAATCTATGGAATAAAGTATAATGTTTAagaaaaacagaaaaagaaaataaaataaaataaaagaccATCATCAATATATTTATGAGGTTGACGTACTACTAACTGTCTAACACATCTCTACTCCTTTTTTCAATGCTTCATGAACCATCACATTCTCTTTAATGACTCGTATTAaaaaacatatatacatatatttgaaaaAAACGACTTGAAATAACTAAAAATCATATCCAACAAAGTGAACCTTTAAAAAAAAACAGTAGGTTTCGATTTAGGATCTTTTGAAAAACCAAAAGTTTTGGTTTGAATTTGAAACCGAAATGAAAATAAATCAGACAATTttaagttaaaaagttatcatttccctttttaatatatttaatattttaaacTTCACAAGTTCACTAGTCTTTGTTTTTTGAATGTTAATATAAACTATAAATTTTATACTAATTTTAAAAATTGTAAATATGTAATCGAAATAATAATATGTTGTTACGTTTGATGTAGTGGGGCGCCAATGAACCTCCACGTTACCAGCTTTTGCTTGTTAAACTATTATTTTCAAGTTAAGAGGGACGTATTTCCCATTCGTTTACCGGTAAGTGAGCGCGTGAGGGTTTGGGTGTGGGCTCAAATCACAACCCACGAATCACACATTTCCCTTTTTTTTGTAATAAATCATGAATTAATGATTGACGCTTAGTTAAATCAACTACACTACACACGTGAAAGTATAATTTAGTTAAAGACTTCATGTCTACGTGACGCTTCAATAAGCAACTTTAACACAAAGTACTACTCATAGTCAGTGGTCCAAGAATCGCTAGGCGCTGGTTAGCCGATGGGGTACAGACTACGATTAATCTGGATTAATCGAgattaatcggattgtgattttgtatgtaattttcagttttatatgtatatacacatatttttatatgtagtttttaAGTAGATATGTTTTAACACTTTCTTTGACCCATGTTTTCAAATAGATAGGATTAATTTCCCAAAATAACGTGTTTTGGTCAAGAATCTGGTCGGAATTAGTAGACTGCAACCGATTTTTTTTGCCAATTATGACCGGATTTGACCACTGTTGACCGCCTCCTGATTAATTGGTCGATTATATAAAAATTATTCGCTGAACCTCTGGCTTACGATTATTCATCAACTAATCGGAGACTAGCTAAGATTTTTACAACCATATACATTGTTTTATGTTGAGATTGATTATTGCTTGAGCCTTGAAAGCCTGTTACTTGTTAGGCTTGCTTGAGCCTTGAAAGCCTGTTATTAGGCTGTAGTGACTTTGGAGACTGGAATTGCTTATTGGGCTGAAGTTATTATTCTTGACTGCATGGTAATTGTTGGGCTAAAATGCCTAAGGCTTGAAAAGCCCAAAACCACATAGAATCATACAATGTTAAATGATACTAGAAATAAATAAAAGCGGTACGGTGTTTCTGTACAAAAAATTCATAACttgtttttaaaacatttttcaaatgtttcgggaatgtatttttttttaaatttaatttaaatgtATTTATGTACCTTGGCATGTGTGGTATACATTTTATGAtactttacccaaaaaaaaaaaaaaataaagaaaaactaATACAACTTTGAAATGTATCGAAATATGTTATTTTTAACTGTGTTTGTTGTGTTATTGAGCTTCTTTTGTACCGTGTGTTTGGTGATAACTCGCCCCATGTGTGTTGAGACACATATTATTAATATGAACAATAGCAACTAGTTGGTTATAAATGTAAAACTTTTTAAGTTCTTCTGTCATGATaagcatttaaaaaaaaaataggaaaACTGTTGGaaaatcattaaaataaaaaatattgatATAAACAAGGTTTACATAATTGTCTAATTAGTGGTATTTCCATCTATATTAGAGACTCTGTAAATTTTTCGTTTTATTGGATGGAATTTCAATAAATTAGACATATACCCCCTCGCTTTTCAACAAAAATTGTAATCCTTTAGAGGTCGGATTTTTAGCTCGTAGTGTTTTGGTAGTTTGACAGTTAAGTTTCTTTGTTTCTATATTTCTAGAATACGAGTGTGTGTCTTGTTATAAATGAACTCATTGATGAGAGTTGTAACATTTTGATCATCACTAGTGATGCCAACTTGGAATAACTGCTCAATATGTAAGTCTAACCCCTCGCATCCTCTCTCGAGAACTAGGGAAACTCAACTTGATCATCTTGATAAACAATATCAGTGCCTATCTGCCACTAGTGACTTCGCCTTCACTAATGTTTTATACAACACAGAGAGAATTATTGCTTGAGATTGATGTCTTGTTGTTGTTAGCGACTTCGATTCGAGTTTTCTTCACAACTACCATAGAAGTATATAACTATAGAGAATCGAATAATCAACACAATCATAGTGGTAAATTTTCTTGTACTATCTTCTATTGTCATGGTTCTATTAATACATACTATCATGTGCAACCAACGTATCTTTAGTGACACCCATCACACGTGCAATTCATGTGTTATTTAATTACCATGTCAATCAAATCACATATATTATTGTAGGACcaatcaaaataataaaatatttacCGAAGCTTATTTGGGCTAATTTAATATTGGAATAAGAAAATAGATCAAATATTTAAACTACTTTTAATAATAGAAGAAAACACCATGTACCACGATCAACTTCACGATGGCTTGTAAGTTGTAATAGTTGCtatttataatataataaatttgAATCTAAATCTagccaaacaaaaaaaaaaaaaaaacccttacaCTTTCTTAATAGATGCTCTATAaaatttgttgttttttttttttttggatatgATTTTGGTCAAGACAACTTAATTGTAGGGTCCGCAAATTAGGTACGAAAGTGGTAGTTCGTAGGTCTTGTTTTGATACGTGTATTTATATTTGTGTTACTTTCTACTAATATGTGTGATCCTTGTGTACATAATAAGAAATGTTATCAGCATTTTATTGTATCTTGTGTTATATATTAGATCAATGTATATGATGGAGTAGATGTACATCTAGAGGAATTTTTAATACataattaattttaaaaaaaataatgaaaactACGTAAGGTATTATAATTATAGTACAATGAGAATATATGCAGAGAAAACTTATCAAATCATATCTCTTAACTATAATAAAGATAATATTAATAAACCCTACcttatatattatgtttaatatacATTTTTTTAATGGCAACGCTTAAGTACATAAGACGATTAATGCACATCTTTCCCTGTCTCACTCTATGTGCTTAACTTTCTCACACCACGTACAAAATGtttatttattatcattttttataacGGTGACACACAATCTCTAATTTTGTACTATTTAAAATCAATCTAAATACCTATAATAGGGTTTAACCCTTGCCACTTAGTTGAGGAAAATGTACCATGTCACTAGACCAAATGCCTCTTAGCATTCCTTCCCTCAATTATCTACTTATTTTCATGGTTAGGTTTTAATTTTCTATTATATCCTTTCTAGCTTTCTTGATTTTGCGATAGCTTCTCTTTGTAGTTAGGCTACTCGGTGTGAAGCAGGTAAATCCTTAGAGGATGCCCCTCCTTATTAGCACCACGTCAACATCCAGGAGGATGCCCCACAAGGATAGACCTATATATATTTgctatatgtatatatgtgtgaggaggggggggggggcagcATAAACGTCCTGGGGAAGACGTTTGCGACGACCACCGACCCCTGGAAATGGTGTTGGGGACCAGCGCCGAGGCTGGACGGGCCAGGGCCGTCCCCCACACGGACTAGCCTTAAAAAATTGTATATATTGTGAAAATGTTCCTTAATTTAGAGTTGTGAACTATTTTTCTTTGACATTTTGTTGGTCAAACAGTTGACCATTCATTgattaaaaaatcaaaattagATTGCTTGATAGTTGATACTTTACCAAAGGACAGAGTACTTTCAATCTTTCATTAAAGTGGAGCCAAACCAACTCCATAACATTAACTTAagctaaataataaaataacttAATTATGTAACTTAAGTATTTACCAACTTACCATGCATAATATAATCATCATAAACCGagtttatataattatattattCAACTTTTTGTCTAGTAACTTATTTGTTCAAAAACAAATCACTTTTTgatataaagaaaataaaaataaagcataTAATTAGAAGTACCGCCATCAAAAGCAATATTACATAAGAGTGTAAGTAAACATAGCCCctaaaattaaaaaccaaaaaaaaaaaaacaaaaaaaaacataatatccCTCTAGTTCTAGACTTTTAAAACATGTTAACAATTAACCTAACAATAATAATCAACTTCTCATCTTCTTCATGGGTTTGTCAAGCACAACATCAAGCAAAACAGTGCTCTTGCATTTAGGGCATTTAGGGTAGTCCTCAGCAAGCATAACATACATCAAACATCGCGGGCATCCGGCCAACATCATCGACGTTGTTTCCGGGCTACTTGAGTAGCGGAGGTCCACCGTCTCATCTTGAACTTGTTCTAATGACACGCATGAGTTTGTAGGAGATATGGTGATCGGTGAGGACCGGTTGGGTGATTCGGTCACCGGCCAGTGGCTTCTTGGTGGTGATAGGTTCAGTTTTAGGTCAAGCTTCAGCCCATGATCATCTCCaccggttgttgttgttgttcttgatcTGCTCATTGTTTTGCTATGAGTGTGTTCTTGATGTAATATCCTTGTCAAGTTCCTGTGATTCAAAGATGAAAGATGTTAGAAAGGTTGAAGATTTGATCATGACACAAGTTGATCATGATAACCCATgatcatatattcatataattCATGTAACATGTGTTTACCTTAAAACTTGTGGCTTTTGtcacaagagagagagagagagagagagagatagagagagagagagagagagagagagagagagatcaagGTTGTGATCAAGAGAGGGAGTACAAGAAGTGAGATGGTTTGTTGGTTTGGAGGATGTAAGGCCATTTATAAGAacttggagagagagagagagagagagagagagagagagagagaggtagtAAATATAGTAATTACAACAAATTGAAGGCCAACTCCTTCCCCATCATTCATTGTTTAGGCATTTGTCATTCATTTAATCAATCTTGGTGTGTAATTATAGCTTTCATGTGTCAAATTTCCTGTTTGTTTAACTTTTTGTGTGACTAGACATTATTTTCTCTCTTTTTCATGTTGTGCTAAGTTAGGTGATATTATtatcttacccttttaatcttAGCTTCCTTTATATTTGTTTGTTGTTGTTTTAATACTCTTATCTAATATTAGACAATCGAGCTCATTTTATGGGTCTATTCAGTTTGGTCtatttttttccaattttttatTTCTATCTCCTTTTAAATGATTATAGATGATATGGGTGTGTTGAGAAGATTTAATCTTTCATGTTTGTCCTAAAAAAATGTAATCTTAAAGTAACATGACTCGTAACAATGTGTGAACTGATACAAAAGAAATAAAAGCAGTTCTCGTGACTTATTATTACCGGTGTTGGGCTGCCGATATAAAAAACCCTTAATTGATCCTCGAGTAGGTTGACTTGTCGattcatttaattaaacaaattgGACCAACAAACCTTTTTATGATATGTTACCTTATTTTTTAGAAAACTGCCAACCCGTTTAAAACTTAACTACATTTTATTTCACGTTTTTAATCTCAACCAATTTGATTTATTTTGATAAATGTGTTAAACAAGTTAAGTTTGAGTTATACAATTTTATGTATGTCCATGTGAAAGTTAATGCATTTGATATGAATCGATATATAAACTGTATTGAGGTTCAACAATTCAACCCGTAACCCCAACCTAATATGAGTGCTACACCTTGTCTTGAATTGTTTATTGTTTAATTATTAAGTTGTTGAAATTGTTATTAGAAGGTTTAATTCTGAAGGATCGTGATGGTATTGATGGTGAATCTTCAAGAAGAAATGTCTCTAAAAATACTATTCTATATAATATTCAACAATATCTTGTTATTAATTATTAGTACAATGAAGGATTAGGCTACACGGTATGATGATGGTCCTttcttggaggatgatccgccacgtaagTGACACGTGGGATGGGCATGAGGATGGGGCAAAAGAGGATGGAGGTGTGGAAATGAGAGGATGGACCTaaaatgtgtatgtatatattgtatgtataggGATGTGTGAGAGGGGGAGAAGTCATTTTCGTTATCTAGTGGATCATCCTCAAGGTCCTAAACTCGACGCCAAAGACGACGACGAGGGGAAGGGGGGTGCGGCACGGTGGTTGGTTCGTCACCGGTGTTGGATGGGTGGGGGACGCTCCCCATACCGTCTAGCCTTAACGACAAAAGTCAGAAGACTCATaattaacaaaacaaaactatacATGTAAGTTTGATCTAGAGGTGCTTGACAAAAATAGTTATAACAAAAAAAACGACTTAAATGAACACAAATACACAAACTCAATTGCAGGGCCAGACCTGAAGTATATGTAACTAAGGCTTAGGCCTAGGGCCTCCAAAAAATAGGGTCTccaattaaaagaaaatttaaatGCTAACTATTAATATTAGTGCAAATTCATTGTTTTAGATTTGTTTGATTTCTTATACAAGCAAACCGCTATGTGTTATAACTGTGTTAGATTTTTGCTAGGTTACAAACACGAATATATGAGTACCGTTTATAATAACAAAAATGGAAAAAGGACCCCAAAATTGTATTTCGTCTTAGGCCTCAAAAAAGGTTGAAACGACCCTACCCagttttttataaatattttaccACCATATTTGAAGCAGAAAATTGTAAACGATAAAATTATAAGAAACCCTAAAAAGTTACAACATAGGATATTCCATATCTGGTTTTGCATACCATAAAATTCATGCaaaacattaataataataaaagaaaatacCAAACATTATTAAATACAACGTTCAGATAGTATcataacctaacttttgtcacaaAAATCCCTTAGCATTAAGCTATGGCTACCAAGAAACATGGATGCAAGTACAAGGTACATATATTTATGCCAAATGTACAAGCCATGAAATCTACTTTGTTTGGTCACCATGCATTAACTTGTAGCTACCAATATACATGCATATATTAACAACCAATGTACAACCTAATAAATCTGTAGCTAAATGCTTTAAATCGAAAACTAATTAAATTTCTAACGATTCCAACTACACCCTTTTTAGTTTCTTTATGATGCACATTCAATTTCATTTATATATGATCGGCATAGAGTTGTTAAATTTAATTCACTTCTTTTATTTTCACCTTTAATGCAACCTATTCTTGTTTTATATTGGTTTACTTAAaaaccaaaattaaaaaaaaattaataacttGATGTTAAGAAAATAAATTTGTAAGACCAAACCTAGTGCAATACATTTGAGATGCATTTGTGACATGGATAATAAGTTGAATAATCTTGTTACGCTACAGTTAGTCAAGGAATTAACTTAAATATGTTTTCTAATTAGAACTATTTCCTAATTatgattttgttaaaaaaaagtatTTTATGATCATAACAATTTCCTAATGATAATTTGGACATAAATTGACACTAAATGACTATAACAAGGTAGGTTAAGATGATTCATTTATATACTTTGATTGTATCTACTAAGTAGATGAAATATTAATTATGGTTGGTTtgtgatattacattcaaaacatttgatttttttttattaagtagCATAGTCATTTTTTcgtattatataattatatatataaaaaacaccTTATATTTACACTGACTTGTAGATTTTATTTCTATATTGTCAACATAATATGTATAACCGTCATCAATTTGACAACTAATGTCATCAATTCATCTTTATCTCCACCATCCGCCACCATGACATATAAAGAGTCTCAAGAcgtaaaaacaaagaaaattttAAGGTGTCATAAATGAAGATGTAGATTAGTATTTGTGTTATTCCTAAGTTTATAATACGATAACTAAGGACGCAGGGTTTAAACAGCATATGCCTTTGGAGTAGACTGAAATCCAATTGATCTACCCTTTAAAAAACTAGGGACGCACTCAAATACTAAatcatcatactcggtaaatTCCATCAATAACAAAGCTAAGTTAGGATCTGAGCAGGGTAAGATGTAGACTACCTCAAATAATAGATATCAAGGTTAATTGATCTCGTATTCTTTATGTAAAATATACGTGTAACCAATGTTTTAAATTAATACCGGTAATACCGGCCGTTGGTCTCGAGCCTAGTAAGATAATGGCCGGTTAAACTAGCAAACAGTAATTGTTATGTGATGGCGGTAAATCCGGTAATACCGGTTCAGACCATTGTACCGGTCTTGTTAATCAAcaaatttgatttttaaatttttatttttttaataaaattccGATAATTCCAAGATTTACTTTCCATATTTCAGTAAAAAAGGTGAAAAAACCTAGCGATCATTAATCGCTTGTCGCGAACAGGTTCAGGTTTCGCATCGAGGCTGTCTGTTTATTCCACTGTTGCGTTCCAAGTTCAAATCGAGTACTTTGGAGTTTTTTTTTGGGCTATTATTTGTTATCGTTATGGAATTATGtacttttaaattatttattatggAATTATATGGTTAACTAGTCAATGAGATATTATTGCCTAGTACAACCGGGTACTGTGGTT
It encodes:
- the LOC118486361 gene encoding uncharacterized protein LOC118486361 translates to MSRSRTTTTTGGDDHGLKLDLKLNLSPPRSHWPVTESPNRSSPITISPTNSCVSLEQVQDETVDLRYSSSPETTSMMLAGCPRCLMYVMLAEDYPKCPKCKSTVLLDVVLDKPMKKMRS